The Fibrobacter sp. genomic interval CCCTGGAACCGGAATCATCACCCTTGAGCAGAATTACCGCTCCTCTCCCCCCATCCTGAATACAACAAATGTGCTGATTGCCCAGGCAAAGGAGCGCTTCTCAAAAAATCTCTTCTCGACCAGGGAGGGCGGCGAGCGCCCGAAGATTATCACATGCAAAGATGAACTCCAGGAAGCGGAGATGGTGATCGAGCGGGTACTGAGACACTATGAGGAGGGCATCCCTTTGCGTAAACAGGCGGTGCTGTTCAGGGCAGGATCTCACTCCGCATCGCTTGAGCTCGCTTTATTGAAAAAAGAGATCCCATTCCATAAATACGGTGGGCTTAAATTCCTCGAGGCAGCGCACATCAAGGACTTTGTTTCCCTGATTCGCATACTTGAAAACCCCCGTGATGAGATGGCGTGGTTCAGGGTTCTTCAGCTCTTTGACGGAGTAGGACCGGCTACAGCATCGGCAATCTTCGATTACTTCCGGGCCTCCAACTTCTCTTTCGATTCCCTTCAAAACGCTCCTGTCTCCAAACCGGTTCTGATGGAGCTTCTCAGGATGCGTAAAATGTTTATCGACATACTCAAGAGCGACCTTGATCTCTCAAGTCAACTCGACCGTATCCGGGTCTTCTATAAACCTCTTCTGGAGGACAATTACGAAAACTCATCTCCAAGACAGAACGACATAGAACATCTTGTCGAACTGTCAAGAAACTCGAAATCAAGAACGCAGTTTCTCACCGACCTCGTGCTCGATCCTCCTGTGTCAACAAGTGATCTTGCCGGTCCTCCGTTGCGTGATGAGGACTACCTTATTCTCTCCACTATTCATTCCGCCAAGGGATGTGAATGGGATGCTGTGTATCTGATTCATGCCGCTGACGGTTGCCTGCCATCTGATATGTCAACAGAATCCGAGGAGGATATCGCGGAAGAACTCCGTCTTACCTATGTTGCCATGACCCGTGCCCGCGATCACCTGTATGTCCTCTGGCCAATGAAATTCTATTCCCATCCTCAGGGCTTCTCCGACAGACATGTGTATGCCCAGAGATGCCGTTTTTTCAATCAGGATGTAATTGACACGATGGAAAAAGTCTCTGTTATACCTGAGACAGAACAGGACAGCAGGGAAACACTTGAAATCGGAAGCGATATTCAGGGAAGACTCAGGAAAATGTGGGATTGATCTCATTTCTTGTGTCTACTCCTGGCGTCATGCCTGTGAAAACAGGCATCCAGGGATTATTATGTATCAAGACTGGATTCCCGTTTTCGGGGCTGGGTCATAATCCATGCATTTACTTATGCATATATTATTTTACATTACAGTATAGCTAATATGATGCACTAAATGCAAAGGATTCACCGTTGGCGTATCGATATAGTGATAGGAATCAATTAAATCTATTTCCTGCTTCGTTAGAAGATTATGTTGGAGCATCGGATCCGGTACGAGCATGCGATGCGTTTATCGATGCTTTGGATCTCGATGAATTAGGGATACCTTTGGATGAGGAAAAAGTCGGTAACAGTGAGTATGATCCAAAAAGCATGCTGAAACTCCTTGTATATGGCTATTCATATGGGCATTTCTGTGGCCGTAAATTGGAAAGAGCATTGCACCACAATGTTTCTTTCATGTGGCTATGGGTGGCCTTCGTCCAGATTACCGGACAATCACTCGATTCCGTCGAAAACATGAAAAAGCACTAAAGAAAGTACTTAAATATAGTGCACAAATGTATATTGATCTTGAGTTGGTGGATGGTAACATGCTTTTTGTTGATGGGACCAAAATCAAAGCAAATGCATCATTAAATAATAAGTGGATGCAGCCCGATGTGAACGTGTGCTCAAAGCTGTTGAAAAGAGAATCCAAGATATATTGGAAGAATGCGAACGAATAGATAACGAAGAAGAATCGCTTGAATCGTTGGTTCGATTAAAGGATGAGCTTGCAGAGAAGCAAAATCTTGTAGAACGTGTCAAATCCATCGCACATCGTGTATCCCAGCAATGTCCATTAAAAGATGGAAGTCCCTCAATAAATGTAGTTGATTCGGATAGTAAACCGATGCATTCTAAAAAGGGGAGTTTTAGTGGTTACAATGCGCAAGCAGTAACAGATAGTAAGCACGGGATAATCATTTCTATGGACGTGGTCAATGATCGAAATGATTCACAACAATTGAAAAAGCAAATTGAGCAAGGCGAGATATTATT includes:
- a CDS encoding ATP-dependent helicase; the encoded protein is RILLLTFTRRAAKEMLDRASQALNDQTTISQVWSGTFHAVANRLLRIYSQSSGLPADFTIIDQSDAEDMLDVIRQKVTDAQKRGRFPRKGTLLSIYSRKMNSGEDLDYILKKLYPWCVRWKEELKTIFKEYTALKQKSGTLDYDDLLLYWYYLLEDPRAAERISGRFDHILVDEYQDTNKLQSDILTGMRRSIKNVMAVGDDAQSIYSFRAATVRNMLDFPKIFPGTGIITLEQNYRSSPPILNTTNVLIAQAKERFSKNLFSTREGGERPKIITCKDELQEAEMVIERVLRHYEEGIPLRKQAVLFRAGSHSASLELALLKKEIPFHKYGGLKFLEAAHIKDFVSLIRILENPRDEMAWFRVLQLFDGVGPATASAIFDYFRASNFSFDSLQNAPVSKPVLMELLRMRKMFIDILKSDLDLSSQLDRIRVFYKPLLEDNYENSSPRQNDIEHLVELSRNSKSRTQFLTDLVLDPPVSTSDLAGPPLRDEDYLILSTIHSAKGCEWDAVYLIHAADGCLPSDMSTESEEDIAEELRLTYVAMTRARDHLYVLWPMKFYSHPQGFSDRHVYAQRCRFFNQDVIDTMEKVSVIPETEQDSRETLEIGSDIQGRLRKMWD
- a CDS encoding transposase — its product is MAYRYSDRNQLNLFPASLEDYVGASDPVRACDAFIDALDLDELGIPLDEEKVGNSEYDPKSMLKLLVYGYSYGHFCGRKLERALHHNVSFMWLWVAFVQITGQSLDSVENMKKH
- a CDS encoding transposase, whose protein sequence is MLKAVEKRIQDILEECERIDNEEESLESLVRLKDELAEKQNLVERVKSIAHRVSQQCPLKDGSPSINVVDSDSKPMHSKKGSFSGYNAQAVTDSKHGIIISMDVVNDRNDSQQLKKQIEQGEILLINNAKQ